The nucleotide window CCACCGGCAGCAGATGAGAAGAGCTTACAGCTGCCGCGGCGAAGACTCATCATCGACGATGCAGGTCGTTGTGTTTGCAGAGGTCTATGCGCGCGTGCTTGACCTGCACCTTCTACGGCTTCAACTTATCTTTCAAGgcgttgggggggggggggaagtgtCGTAgcgccccccctccacctcgtgcgttttttttcaCGCCTCCACACGACTGCACAGCACAGACGTACACTTTTGCGGCGCAGTTggtgtgtatgcgtgggCAGTGGATGAGGGCAACCTCACGTGTTCACTCTTTTCCGCCATTCTCTGCACGAGGAAGCGTGAGGGCAGAGGTTTAGTCTTTGAGAGCGgtgtcgggggggggggagaggaaaggagaggtaCGACAGACAGGAGAGAAAGATAGCGCAATGGGGTTGTAACGCTGAACAGTTCGTAGGGGGCAGgatggtagtggtggtgttgtttggagaaaggggaagtGTCGGAAAAGGATTGGAACTAGAAGCCATGGGTAGCACGCCAAGAACCACCCGAGatgcgtacacacacacacatacactcaCGAACGCGTAGTACGATACTCGGTCGACTTTtctgccttttctttttcctctccggTGGCCTCTCCTAAATAGGAAGTGGGGCCGATGAGCAGCTTCTACGCTCTACCGGTCAGTCGAAGCGATCTTGCAAAGCGTCCCAACACCTGTTCCTGCCCTCGATGGCGCGGTTCATACTCTTCTTGAGGGCCTTTTTGCACTGTTAGTTTGCGACAGGCGTCCGAACTTgtctgcccccctcccccaacccGCTTCTCATCGGTTCAGGATGAGAGGGGCGAGGGCAGTGACGTCCATGATGGCTAATACGCGCAACTGCCAGCAGCCTTGCGAAAAGAGGGAACACGGCTCTTGTGTTGTCACTCATCGTCATCGCCATCTTTTGACGCGCTATAGGAGTTGAGCgagtcctcctcctcctcatcggtACTGTCATAACTGACgctactgctgctactgccaCTCGCGTCTTCATCGACCGAGGACATCTCATCGCTATCGTCGCTGCCCCCACCGCTGCAGTCGTCGGTGCTTTGCTGATCTGCCTCGCCTCCCGTCGCTCGGCGCGCGTACATGGCTCGCAGCTTCTCGAGAGGgatctccttttccttctccatcACCTCTAGAACATCCTCgatcttctctcctccctttttctccgCTTTCCGCAGCGTCGACTCGTCGTCGCGCACCTTTTTCGTAGGGATAAACACCTGATCTGCATCGAAGGACAGTCCAGACTCCTGCGCAAGAATCAGGTACCGCTTCTTGAGCTGCTTCGCCAAATGATGCCACTTCGAGCCTTTCTCATTAAATTCCAGCGCGTTGGACAGCATGAGCGCCACGTCGTTCTCGACTTCAGCGTCCGTGTTGTACCTGCCCGCATCAATATTCTTTCGAATCGTGGACAGGTCCATAGGCGCCTCTACGACGTCATAGTAGCCGGGCACCTCGGTGCTGCTCACCGGATGGTGAAACATGGCGAGCGTGTCAGCCGCCCAAAGCTTCTTCACAAAGGAGAGGCACTGCTCCTTGTGAAATGCCTCGCGTGGCCGCTTGCTGCTGTCCATGGTGACGCTCTTCAGCGTAAACTGAAGGCAGGGGAGAGGTACGATTTGTTATGCGATAAAACAACTAGGGACCCGGGAGTCTCTGTCACCTGGCACCCTACTACTGTCAAGTGTCTGCAGGCGGCGTTGCCTTCGTTCTGAGCACGGAAGCACAAGCGCTACAAGAGCCGAAGGGGGTGCTgcagtgtgcgtgtgatCAGGAGTATGCTGTGCCCTTGTTGCTCCAATTGTGTAACGGGGCATGATGCTGCGACAGAatagaggagggggaggggcagggtCGACGaggtgtagagagagagagcagcaagATAAGGTAGATAGATGGAGGCAAAAGTGCTGaggacgcacacacgtagaGAAAACAGCAGTAAGCGACAGAGAGAACTGAGGTTGAGGTTGGgactcctcctctccctccccccctacacacacacaaagagggaAGACGCTTTAATTCACAGCTTTCCCACCAATATAATAGAGGAGCCTCGTTTTCTTGGTCACTGTGTGGGCGGACTGCATCGAGACTCTCTTGCCGCTGCAACGCACaagacaccccccccccccgctgcacaccacctcgcgtgcgtgtgtgtgctcttcACGTGGCTATGCGAACCCAAACGTGGTGCTTTAAAGAGCATGTACTTTTTCGTAAGTAGTGTGCCTTGCAGTTGCCCTCTTACGCACGAGGCCCTGACGCCAGAGACGAAACACGAGATGGTCAAGCAGCTAAGCAGGTAATCCATGTGTGGTGGTTATGTATACAGCGGCATCTGCAGAAGCACACCCGCCTTCGCACAtactcacacacacgagtGCACGTAGGCGTAAGTATGGGCGCATCTGTGACGAGGCAAGTTGCAGGTGGCTTGCGGAGtccaaagaaaaaaaagtgggAGGGGGCAGTCAGGAAAGTGCACGCCGTTGCCTCGCCATGTGTGTCCGTGCCTCACCCAGTCTCattccacctccccccctccttccagCGTCTTGCGTCACTTccacttctctcctttcatCACCTCGCCATCTTGCCGGGTCAGATTCCAGTACTTGCCCTTCATAGTGAGATCGCGGTAGCGATGCAGCTGGCCCCGCGCCGCAGAGTTTTCATAGGCATCAAACTCCACACCAAGACCGCTGTTACCCAAAAAGTCAAGTTGCTGGTCCACTAGCGAGAGGCCGCTGTTGTCGGCCTCGGCACCTCGGTCTTGGGGGACCTCTGCTCCATGTGCATCCAGGGCGTGTACCTGGGGTAGAAAGACGCCGTTGTACTTGGCGCGGAAGGCTCGTTCGAGCTGTGCGCGTTCGTGTGAGAAGCGGAACTGTTGTATCTCGCGATCGTGCAACTGACGCGCAAAAACTTCTCCACACATGAACTGCAAGGCCGGGGCTAGTCCGGTTTTCTCGTGCTGTGACCCGAGGTGGATGCCGAGGGCAGCAGAGATGGGGAACACCGGCATTGACACGCGTCGCTTGAGCTCCGAGAGCTTCATCTGCGTGGAAGAGCCAGTGCTGTCCTTTTCGATGTCCATTTTGTTGGCGAAGGTCATAATGACGCGCTCACTCATGCCAGGGAGGTAGTACTCCAATTCCTGGAGGAGAAGCTCCACCACGTCCCACGGCTGCAGTGCCTTGTAGGAGTTGCTCGAGCTCGTGTCGGGGGCGTATGTGTCACACATATCCACCACCAAGGCAAGACACTTTGTCCGCTCCACGTGGCGCAGAAACTGATGGCCCAGGCCGCGGTTTTCGTAGGCACCTTCAATGAGGCCTGGAATGTCTGCGACACGGCACACATTGCCGTAGAGGTCGTGAAGCACGCCAACGTACGGGCGTAGGGTCGTGAAAGCGTACGGGGCAATTGTGGGCTTGCTGGCACTTATGGCGGACAGCAAGGATGACTTGCCAGCATTGGGGTAGCCGACGAGGCCACAGTCGGCGATAGTCTTCAGTTCGATCTGGGCGAGCATTGTGTTGCCTGGCAGCCCATTAGTGGACTCGATGGGAGAGTGGTGCCATTTGTTGGCAAATGCAGCATTGCCTTTGCCGCCCTGGCCGCCTTCCAGCAGCACAATCTGCATCCCCTCCTCATCCATGTCGTACTGCACCTCGTTCGTGTCCATGTCCACTACCTGGGTtcccagcggcagcggcagccacagATCCTGCCCGCGTTTGCCGTGCGCCTCACGGgagaagccgcagcagcctgcACCAGCGGAAATCTGGCTACCCATGTCCTCGATGTGACTGAGGTCAGTGTACTGCTTGGCGCACCGTAGCATCACATTACCACCGTTGCCACCATTGCCGCCGCCTGGGCCGGCAAACTCGTTGCCGTGTTCGTGCGCCATGATGCTtgcaccatcgccaccagCCCCACTGCAGAGTAACACCTTGACACGGTCGACAAAGCGATGCTTTGCCCTGTGCGCGCAGCCCCTACGCCAGAGCATGTGCTGTGGTGCAATCAAGAGGGCAATGCGAATGACATGCACACTCAAAAGGAGCTGATGTGGGGTTGTGAGTCTGTCTCCACCACCTTTCGCAGATTTGGTCCGTGGCACCACCGACAGACACTAGAGATGCccgaaagaggaaggggaaaggaataagggaagagaggaataGAGAAGGCGGTTACAACAGAGAGTCTTGCGTGTGGACCGTGATAGGAGTACACGATGCTCCATCCTGAGAGGCTTCAAGTGAAGCCAACACTCACATCAATACACCCATTGACCAATAGCACCTCCCCccagacacacaccacaGGCTTGCGCGGGtgatggagagagggagagagagagagagagaaagagggatCGCGTGATGCGTTGAGGCTCATGAGGTCAATGGCGAGAGGAGCGCGGGAGGcgaaaacacaaaaaaaaaagacaccGTACCCGTTGGTTACTCTGCTGTCGTGAAATAGGCCCTACGCAGTGccaagcgcgcacacacacacacctcccccccatccatccccctccccccaccccacacagGCCTACCCAACTCTGTGCAAGCGGCTACGCTCTACTTTTTGCTTCGTTTGAAGTCGATTCTGTACGCAGagtctcccttcccctccctcccgtcTCCATCcacaagggggggggggggaaggggacgGAAGGGGAGGGCAACCGCGCGAGAGGGTGACCAGACTCGCTTATCCGAGAAAGTTGGTGCGCTGCTTTAGCACCTTACACACAAAACGAAAcaagaaagaggcgagggGTGGGCCAGGGAAGAGGCCACGCGTATGTCCGCAGCGACGTTGCAGTGAACCCCCTGTGgatccacacacacacacatatgtaAACCTACGTGCGTCTGTCATCATTCACGTAGCGTAACTACAGGTACAGCGATGACGCAAAGACGATGTCACGCTTAATAAGCTGGACACCCTTGAGGAACTTGTCGTGCAACACAATGCTGCCGATGGCCGGCGACCGCGCCGCGGAGgccagctggcgcagcatctcctccaAACGACGCATCATGCGCACAATCTCACCTTCGTACGCGGTGGTCTTGCTCACAAGGTCGACGAACTTCGCCCCCTTTGCCCAGAGGTAGGTCACCTCCATGAGTGAGGGCATGACTTTCTCCACCGAGCTGTTCTCCTGCATCAGCCCGCTTTCGGCGCTAACGGTGGCGATGCGAGTAACAACCTCGTTGAGGTCCTTCAGCGGCTGCTCGAActcctgcggcagcgagaaGCCGTCCGGGGTGCGGTGCACGTTGACGAGGCATGACAAGAGAGCCACAACCATCTCCGTCTCCATGGAGTTCAGCACACCCTTAAAGAGCAGCTCCGTCAGCAGGATTTCGTTTTCGTCTGTCGTCGTTATCTCGCACGCGACGCGGGCCTTGCGGAGGATGATGTTGTCCTTGTCGATGTAGTCcaggcgacgcagcaccCGCATCATCTGCTTCAGCTCTTCGGAGAAGACAGCCTTGCCCATGCTCGCTAATTCATCCTTCACCTGCTCCAGTTGGGTCTCGAGGTCTGCCTTTCTCTTGTACTGCTCAAATTCCTCTTGCAGCTCTGGTGTAGGGGAGGTGGTAAGGACGTTACCCTCGAGCTGTTTTTGCAAGTTCGACACTTGTTTCTGCAGCTTACTCAGTTGCGCATCCTCTGGGCCCATCTGCGCAGCAGTGAGCACTGGAACATTGCTGCCGAACTGACGCTGCAGTTTCGACAGGATCTGCACCATCTCGGCACGCCCTCGCTCCGAGTCTGGGCTTTCGGGAAGGTTTGTCTTGAGCGTCGCAAGGCTCTGGACGTCTGAGAAGTCAAACATCACTGTGTACAAGTCCGCTTTTTCTGAGGTGTACTCGCTGACCGGGCACGGCGTCAGGGCAGTCGGATTCAACACATCTGCCTTCAAGCAGATCACGGCAGCATGAATGGAGAAGGTGCTGGCGTCGCTGAAGTCTGGGTTGGTGTTCTTTGCGGTAAACGAGCGGCAGATGCCCCAGCCAAAGTCGAGCTGATCGGAGGCGCGGATGATATGCACAAAGCGCCCCGCCTGCACCCAGTTCTTGAGGAACTTGGGTTGGTGCAGAATCTGGTTCACCTCACCCTTCTTCTTCGAGATCATGTCCTCGCAAATTGTGTACTGCCGAAAAGCGCTCTCGTTGGCGACGTGGATTTCCTCGATGGACCtgcgcagagcagcacacttctcctccagcgctgGTTTGTCACGCAGACGCTGGAACTGCGAGAAGCTGCGCTTCATCATGAACTCGGGATCGACGTCCTCGACGCGTAGCAGATTCAGCACCATATTGTAGGTCAGGTGAAAACTGCTGAGCAGAAcgtcggcaccaccgccggtcagctgcttcagcgtGTCCGGCTCCACTGCCTCATCCACCATGGCAATGACAACGCCGACGCGGTCGAGGCCACGCCGGCCGGCGCGCCCCGACATCTGAATGTACTCGCCACCAGTGAGGTAGCGGTTCTTCTCGCCGTCAAACTTCTTGACAGAGGTGAAGACGACGGTACGGGCCGGCATGTTAAGTCCCATCGAGAAGGTCTcggtggagaagagaacTTTGACCAGACCCGCCTGGAAAAGAATCTCAACAACCTCCTTCAGAATGGGAAGGAGACCGGAGTGGTGGATGCCGACGCCGCGCTTcaggagcgggagaaggTGCTCAATAGCGGGAAGCTTCCGGTCCTCCTCCGCAAGCGACTCCATAGCATTGCCAAATACTTCCATCACAAGTGCATCCTCTTCGGTGTTATTGAAGTTCAGCCGCGAAAGCGCGAGGGCGTTGCGCTCGCACTCCGCCttggcgaaggagaagacgATCACTGGGTACATGTTGCGGTCCATCACAAGCTTCACAATCTCCATCATGGACTGAGAagagccgccgcggcggtggccaccgccgccgcccttgtTCCCGCGCGGGCCGCTAGAGGCGCTGTTGCCTGGAACTGCTGCCCCCGCACCGTTTGCACTGCCCTCCGCCCCCATCGATGTCATTGCCTTGCCGAAGTTGTCCTCGCGGAATTTGCCCTTTTCATCCACAATGAGGAAGATGCCGTCGGCCCCGGCCGGGTACAAGTAATGCTGCAGTGGCACTGGTCGGTAGTTCGTGTGAATGACGTGCACCTTCGTGGTTGGGTGAATGCTCTCCACCCAGTCCGCAAACTCGCGCGCGTTTGGGATGGTggcagagaggaagacgtACTGGCATCCCTCAGGCAGTAAGCTGATCGTCTCCTCCCACACCACGCCGCGGGACTTGTCGCGCATGTAGTGTACCTCATCGAAGACGACGCAGCCCACTTCGCGCAGCATTTCGGTCCCGCGGTACAGCATGCTGCGCAGAATTTCCGTCGTCATGACAAGACAGTCCGAGTCCGCCTTGATGGTGGTGTCGCCGGTCATAAGACCAACGGAGTCGAACTTCTCGGAGAACTCGCGGAACTTTTGATTACTAAGGGCCTTGATGGGGGAGGTGTAGATGACacgcttcttctctcgcaGCGCCTTGGCGATGGCGTAGAGTGCCACCGTGGTCTTACCGGCTGACGTGTGCGCCGACACGAGGACACTGTCGCCGTCCTCGAGAGCGTCGATACTTGCCTTTTGAAAGGTGTCGAGCTCATAGGGGAATGTGATGGCGGGGTCGACCTCGTGGCGTGCCCGCTTCGCCGCCGGCTTGTCTTCGCATCGATCTGACATTGGTAGTGCCGTATGCGTGCCTTGGGATCGAGGAATGTGtattgtgtgtgcgtgtactcGTAATACCGCAGTGACACGATATGGAgacgagggggaggggagagcgcTGTACCCACGTGCGTGTGAGGACACGTACTGCCCAAGAGATAGAacaaaggggagggggaggggtaccACCAATGAGATAAATGCACGCGGTAGGGTAGCAGGA belongs to Leishmania braziliensis MHOM/BR/75/M2904 complete genome, chromosome 36 and includes:
- a CDS encoding putative GTP-binding protein, whose amino-acid sequence is MLWRRGCAHRAKHRFVDRVKVLLCSGAGGDGASIMAHEHGNEFAGPGGGNGGNGGNVMLRCAKQYTDLSHIEDMGSQISAGAGCCGFSREAHGKRGQDLWLPLPLGTQVVDMDTNEVQYDMDEEGMQIVLLEGGQGGKGNAAFANKWHHSPIESTNGLPGNTMLAQIELKTIADCGLVGYPNAGKSSLLSAISASKPTIAPYAFTTLRPYVGVLHDLYGNVCRVADIPGLIEGAYENRGLGHQFLRHVERTKCLALVVDMCDTYAPDTSSSNSYKALQPWDVVELLLQELEYYLPGMSERVIMTFANKMDIEKDSTGSSTQMKLSELKRRVSMPVFPISAALGIHLGSQHEKTGLAPALQFMCGEVFARQLHDREIQQFRFSHERAQLERAFRAKYNGVFLPQVHALDAHGAEVPQDRGAEADNSGLSLVDQQLDFLGNSGLGVEFDAYENSAARGQLHRYRDLTMKGKYWNLTRQDGEVMKGEKWK
- a CDS encoding putative ATP-dependent RNA helicase → MSDRCEDKPAAKRARHEVDPAITFPYELDTFQKASIDALEDGDSVLVSAHTSAGKTTVALYAIAKALREKKRVIYTSPIKALSNQKFREFSEKFDSVGLMTGDTTIKADSDCLVMTTEILRSMLYRGTEMLREVGCVVFDEVHYMRDKSRGVVWEETISLLPEGCQYVFLSATIPNAREFADWVESIHPTTKVHVIHTNYRPVPLQHYLYPAGADGIFLIVDEKGKFREDNFGKAMTSMGAEGSANGAGAAVPGNSASSGPRGNKGGGGGHRRGGSSQSMMEIVKLVMDRNMYPVIVFSFAKAECERNALALSRLNFNNTEEDALVMEVFGNAMESLAEEDRKLPAIEHLLPLLKRGVGIHHSGLLPILKEVVEILFQAGLVKVLFSTETFSMGLNMPARTVVFTSVKKFDGEKNRYLTGGEYIQMSGRAGRRGLDRVGVVIAMVDEAVEPDTLKQLTGGGADVLLSSFHLTYNMVLNLLRVEDVDPEFMMKRSFSQFQRLRDKPALEEKCAALRRSIEEIHVANESAFRQYTICEDMISKKKGEVNQILHQPKFLKNWVQAGRFVHIIRASDQLDFGWGICRSFTAKNTNPDFSDASTFSIHAAVICLKADVLNPTALTPCPVSEYTSEKADLYTVMFDFSDVQSLATLKTNLPESPDSERGRAEMVQILSKLQRQFGSNVPVLTAAQMGPEDAQLSKLQKQVSNLQKQLEGNVLTTSPTPELQEEFEQYKRKADLETQLEQVKDELASMGKAVFSEELKQMMRVLRRLDYIDKDNIILRKARVACEITTTDENEILLTELLFKGVLNSMETEMVVALLSCLVNVHRTPDGFSLPQEFEQPLKDLNEVVTRIATVSAESGLMQENSSVEKVMPSLMEVTYLWAKGAKFVDLVSKTTAYEGEIVRMMRRLEEMLRQLASAARSPAIGSIVLHDKFLKGVQLIKRDIVFASSLYL